One window of Dehalobacterium formicoaceticum genomic DNA carries:
- a CDS encoding BlaI/MecI/CopY family transcriptional regulator, whose amino-acid sequence MNKNEQEIMDVLFREGRPLSRTEIVKLSVDKSWKDSSIHILLNSLLKKGAIREAGFIKTGRSYGRIFEPTETSEDYYAELLANAAKKTSLPLFLSKLFNSQDIGKETIQELESIINKKKRDLE is encoded by the coding sequence ATTAACAAAAACGAACAAGAAATTATGGATGTACTTTTTAGAGAAGGAAGACCTCTCTCTCGAACAGAAATTGTGAAACTATCAGTGGATAAGTCTTGGAAGGATAGCTCTATCCACATATTACTTAACAGCTTATTAAAAAAAGGTGCAATACGTGAAGCCGGTTTTATTAAAACTGGTAGAAGTTATGGACGTATCTTTGAACCAACTGAGACCAGTGAAGATTATTATGCAGAGCTTCTGGCTAATGCTGCCAAAAAGACAAGTTTACCTCTGTTTCTTTCAAAACTATTTAATAGTCAAGATATAGGGAAAGAAACAATTCAAGAGTTAGAAAGTATTATAAACAAGAAAAAGCGGGATTTGGAATAA
- the ypeB gene encoding germination protein YpeB: protein MRRHWLTGVLTIALIFTGVWGFNQYRINQANRILLENDQQRSFYNLVSNVGNLSVLTSKSLVSGSPQQNIRLLSDIWWQANFAQDNLGQLPLAHTTLTRTQRFLTQLGDYAYTMAKNTADGRTMNTEQLSTLEDLHNQTSKLSGDLLELQKEVQQNGINWREAKQASNRKLDQESTDYLNVNFKKINEQINQYPTLIYDGPFSDHLETRKPKAVTGKMIDMEQAKKIARDFIDLRDDIEYVVKDNGKSTQDASIPIYSIRIAPRVPNMGEVIYVDVSQQGGHVTMAMNSRGIGEAKIGLGEALEKAKVFLSKTEYKSMVPTYSLRQENTLIVSFAYQENDVIVYPDLVKVNVAMDNGQIVGFESLGYLMQHEERNLPKPKLSIEEAEKKLNPNLTVDSKRLTLIPLATGKEVLCYEFKTSYKKDNFLIYINAADGVEEQILQLLHTPGGTWTM from the coding sequence ATGCGTCGTCATTGGTTGACAGGTGTATTAACAATTGCTTTGATTTTTACCGGCGTCTGGGGCTTTAATCAGTATCGAATCAACCAGGCCAATAGGATTCTTCTGGAAAATGACCAGCAGCGTTCTTTTTACAATTTGGTAAGCAATGTAGGTAATCTCTCTGTTTTAACATCAAAAAGCCTTGTCTCCGGCTCCCCACAGCAAAACATTCGATTGTTATCTGATATTTGGTGGCAAGCCAATTTTGCTCAGGATAACCTGGGTCAGCTTCCTCTGGCCCATACTACCTTGACCAGAACTCAAAGATTTCTCACCCAATTGGGTGATTATGCCTACACAATGGCAAAAAATACGGCTGATGGCCGCACGATGAATACCGAACAGTTAAGCACCTTGGAGGATTTACATAACCAAACATCAAAGTTGAGCGGAGATTTGCTGGAACTTCAAAAAGAAGTTCAACAAAATGGCATCAACTGGCGCGAGGCAAAACAAGCGAGCAACAGAAAACTGGATCAAGAGTCGACAGATTATTTGAATGTTAATTTTAAGAAGATCAATGAACAGATTAATCAATATCCCACCTTGATCTATGACGGTCCTTTTTCCGATCATTTAGAGACTCGGAAACCCAAGGCCGTTACTGGAAAAATGATTGATATGGAGCAAGCTAAGAAAATTGCACGGGATTTTATCGATTTAAGGGACGACATTGAATACGTAGTGAAAGATAATGGTAAAAGCACCCAGGATGCCAGCATTCCCATTTATTCCATTCGTATTGCGCCCCGGGTACCCAACATGGGCGAGGTCATATATGTAGATGTGAGTCAGCAAGGCGGCCATGTCACCATGGCGATGAATTCACGTGGCATAGGCGAAGCAAAAATAGGCCTGGGAGAGGCGTTAGAAAAAGCCAAGGTGTTCTTATCCAAAACGGAGTATAAATCCATGGTGCCCACCTATTCCCTCCGTCAGGAAAACACCTTAATCGTCTCTTTTGCCTATCAGGAAAATGACGTCATCGTTTATCCCGATCTGGTGAAAGTAAATGTAGCCATGGATAACGGTCAAATCGTGGGGTTTGAAAGCTTAGGATATCTGATGCAGCATGAGGAGCGAAACCTGCCCAAACCAAAACTCTCAATTGAGGAAGCCGAAAAAAAATTAAACCCCAATCTCACTGTAGACAGTAAACGCCTAACTTTAATCCCCTTGGCAACGGGTAAAGAAGTCTTGTGTTATGAGTTTAAAACCTCATATAAAAAGGATAACTTCCTGATTTATATTAATGCGGCTGATGGTGTGGAAGAACAAATATTACAGCTTCTCCATACACCGGGAGGTACCTGGACGATGTAA